The window AATACCATAAAAACCTGTGGTGATTGTGAAAATCCAACACATATAAAAGGGAGCTCATAAATGGGTGAAAGAAGGGTGTTAGGAATAGAACTTGAGGTCTCTAGCTCTGGTACTAATATTAATTTATGTAGGCCACCATTTACTCCAAACGTTCTAGAGTATGTATGGCATGAAATATATTTGTAGCTTTACAAGCATGAGTCGAAGTCTGCAAGAAATTAGTAAGTGGAATTTTGGATGTGAACTCCAATTTCTTTCATGTCTTCCACCCTCACAGCGTCCTTGAGATATCTTCTTGATTCTCTCTGTTCTGACATTTGGGAATATCAAAAGGTTGAATTGGATAGTTTAAGTTTATTTATTGTATATCTGTTATGCAGATGTTGATATATGAATTCATGTCCAACGGAACTCTACGAGATCACATTTCTGGTACTTTCTCGTTGCCCCCTCATATGGTCTTTAATGATTATTagcttgtcattttttttttttggtaaagattatTAGCTtgtcattcttcttcttcttttcctcttttttcccctGGAGTCCATGCATGATGAAAGTCGAAACCTTATACCTAGCAAGAATACTTTGAGATATTATTTTATCCCTTTGTATCTGATGCTTAGAAGATTCTGATCATGGAACTCAAAATTGGTTACCAATTCTctgaaattatgaattttaaaaagtctttaaatgttcaatttcaGGTCGATCTAAAGAACCTCTTTCTTTTGGGATGAGAATGAGAATTGCCCTTGGTGCAGCCAAGGGCATCCTATACCTGCATACAGAAGCTGATCCTCCAATTTTCCACCGCGATATCAAGGCCAGTAACATTTTGTTGGATCCCAAGTTTACTGCGAAAGTTGCTGATTTTGGACTATCGAGACTTGCACCTGTTCCAGATATTGAAGGCGTTGTGCCGGGTCATGTGTCAACGGTGGTCAAGGGGACTCCTGTAAGACCTATTGCTCCTATATTAACAATTTGCCAAGCTTTGCTTGATTTGGCTTTTGTATGTTCTGTGATTTGTGCAAGTTCTTCTGGTGTTTGTTACATATGTGCTAGTCAGTCTCAATTCTGCATCTGCCTTTAAAGCTACCTTGTGAGTCTCATTTGAAAAGGATATCTGCTTATTGCCTATTCTTTTTGGTGCAAATCGTCTGAATTtctctttgaaaaaaattcactcATAATAATTACCTTGTTAGTTAGCAAAGAGTAGTAGGACTTACAGGAATATATTCAAGAGAAAATTGGAGGGTCATTGCTCTTTTTGTCAAGAGTTACTTTCAATCAAAAATTGTATTTGAACTTCAGATATTGTACTGTTCAATTGTTTTTACTTGAATACACTAATGATAATCTGTTAACAAAGTGTTAGCAAGTCCTACCCAAAAGCTTTAGGGCATGTCTGAATAGatctttaccttttccttttgcataACCTTAATTTTGTGACAGGCATTTTGAATTCTTTAACCTGGAACACCCAAAACTTTCACAGCATATAAATGTTGACATGTAGATTctcatataaatttttcaaattattttggcGAGAAAGCAAAGAAGTATTTTTGTGCTTTTTCTTAATTGTAAACAAACAGGCCTGCTATTAGGTGGTGGTTGACATGTGTATAAGGCCATTGTAAACCAAAAAAACAAGCGATGTGGGATACTTCAAACTTCCTCTCACATGTAGATCAGATTGAGAACAATATGTGCAGTTGACGGATGGGAAGCCTCACACTCAAAATAAAGCTCGAATGGAAGTTGGCTTTGATACAGCGTTAACGAGTCCAAAAcaaaaacttaagttattagGTGGAAATAGGTGACGTGTCTATACAGTCATTTAAACCACATAGACAAGTTATATGGGATACTTTAGCAAAAGAGTATAATGATACAGACATTTCATGCCATGTGGCATCTCAATGAGTGCTATGTCAATTGCCATCAGTTGTTAGCAGGATCTTGGATTTCCAATTGATCcaattgatccaattgaaacCATTAAGGTATGGTGACATAAAGTTCTTATGCAATTGGTCGGAGAATTCAGTTCAACCTTTTTCTCTGGACATGGATGACACGATAGTGCAGGTGATGTTTGAAGCAGGAGGATACCATTGCAAAAATAACAATGTGGGAGGGCGTTTAATAACTTGTTTCAGCTATGCCTGAGAATAGTAGAAGAGGTCAACACCTGCTTACGTGTATTTACAATATGTCACTGAGATGTCAGAGCAAAGACAAATTATTGTGGTGAGGGTATTGGATTTAGAACTTATACACAGCTAATGAATATAGGACATGGAATTGTCAGAAACAGAAGAAAACACGGTTAATATTACTGAATGTCTTTTTTACTGAGTATCAATATATCTCGGCCCAAGTGAAGAATGGCTTTTttaagccaaaaagaaaaagaaaaagtgaagaataTTCATGCTGATGGTATCCTAAAGATCTAACTGACTTGGAATTTAGGAATTTACTTCTGGTTCGTTGTATGGCATATATTCTTAATATTGAATTCACTGCTGATGCATCACAAGTAAGCTATTCAATCTCCAAAAGATTTATTTGcttgctcttcttctttgctTATGTACATGCTAATCTCTAGAATTAGGCTTGAGCATGGTTCACAAGATGGGAATATGAGTATCTTGTCTATGTTAAACTTTTGCAGGGTTATCTTGACCCGGAGTACTTCTTGACTCATAAATTAACAGACAAGAGTGACGTTTATAGCCTTGGTGTCGTGTTTTTGGAGCTATTGACCGGGATGCAGCCCATCTCACATGGCAAAAACATTGTTCGTGAGGTAATATCATACTGTTTCAGTTCTTTTACATGAGCTCAAAGATAGCTATGACGTGGAAATTATCAAATAATATGGAAGGTTGCTTAGAAAGAGAGTATGTGCTCCCTAGTGGTATGAAATGGTGAGTGCAAAGAATGCGCATTTTATTAGATTGGTTCTAGTGCATGAGATTTTTATCATGTATACCTGGGAGCAAACAGGTTAGCAGGACATTTGAAGGCTTTGAAGTGGGTCCTGATTGTGCTGACTTCATAATTTGTTTCCTGATCTTATGAAAGTAGCCTTATGATTATTGTGGGACTTTACGTTTTGTTGAACACAGGAAAGTACAGCCCTTGATCCTTCATAGTGTCCTGATCATTCTATGATCAAAGATTTTGGTGGAATTTTCGTACCACATGATACTTTAGTAAAGGAATGATAATACATCAGTTACACTGTATTTCTAGTGACATGTCAGTTGGCATGGCAGGTGAATGTCGCATACCAATCTGGCACCACCTTCTCTATTGTTGATGGAAGCATGGGATCTTATCCTTCAGAATGCATCGAGAAGTTCCTGATGTTGGCCCTCAAATGTTGCCAAGACGAGACAGATGCACGGCCTTCAATGGCAGATGTTATGCGCGAGCTGGAAAGCATATGGCTTATGACACCCGAGTCAGATTATAGGACAACAGAGTCCCTCTCGATCGAGGCCACAAAGAAAATGACTCCaccgtcttcttcttctgagATAGCAAATCCTAATGTGTCATACGATGTCTCTGGCAGCGATCTCATCAGTGGAGTTACTCCAACGGTCACCCCCAGATAAAACCGTCTCGCTGCTTTGTTCCGTTCTTTTTGTCAGGAAACCTAGGTGAAAATACCTTGATTGACCTTAGTTAGTTTGCTGATAATGTCGTCACCTTATACTCCAACCTGCCTCAGAGCAGTTGAATTAGCTTTTGTTCATTTATGCGCCAATACATGTTGCATAGGTCATTCGCAATGCTTGTTCATCCTTAGTAATAGATGACTGGAAGTTACTGATAATAATGGTATGTTCAGATATtgtttgatctctctctctctctctctctctctcgccttgCTTGCGTTATTGCGTGTGTATTAAGGTGGATACATTTGTTTCTTGACCGCTATTTTGTTTAGGTAATGCGGCTTGAGTATTGAAATACTCGTGCATAAGCTAGGGTCCAGCCAAACTGGGTTCAAATCACTCAACAGAAGCCAAGCTGATTTGAAGATGTCCCGTTTGTCGCGGTTCAATCCAAAACgatcatttggttttacatgtTCTCATGCCTAATCGAGCTTGCATCAACACTAGACTGACAACTAGCTGAATTAGCAGGCCATGTCACTTGGTGCTTGGCCTGATTGGTGATTGAATCGAAACCTTGCATTTACTATGGCAGAAGTTGCTGACAGCAAGGGTTGATCCACCTCTAGATTGTTTATATTGGCACGTCAGGCCGGTTGAGATTGGAAGTCGAACCTAACTTTGTGACTCAAGCTCGTCTGCCATAAAGAACGAAATGTCGGTCTTGTAGGCTCGACCAAACCTAGCTCAATATGCCCGCCCATTTAACATTGGATTTAGCaatttattttcctctatttgtAGGCATATGTTATTTGGATattgacttctttttcttcaagcaATCTACTCTTTACTATTAAGAACTAGTCAAACGTACTTTTCCTAGACATTTGATGCTGCAGATGCTCTAAAAAAACCTCCTTTTATATCACTAGAACGTGACCCATGCCATTCCCCAGATATACTGACTTAACAAGAGAAATGAATCAATACCATATATACCTAAATTCTTTGAGAGTTAATATTAAGAAACGATCGTGTGATTTTCTTGACGAGACAAACACTGGAACCCAAGCagatgaatttttatttattgtttcaGTATAGTAATAAATGACATTCTTATATGCAGCGTACCTAGTTATGCATATATTTTTTCAGCAATTGGTATGTAATAGGCCACCTCCGTGGGTCCAGTCGGTCTTTGTGCCCGTACTCGTTCCCTTATCTTGTTTCTCCACCACGCATGCAACGTCCCAACGTTTGAAAGCCACATTCTTACTTACTCCTTGAGCATCTTCTCAGTTTTTGCCCTCTCTTCCTCTATTGGACTGTAAGTCTCCCACAGGGATAAGCAAAAAATGGCAGCTGCAGTCTGCTTCAACTGCGCCACGCTGGCCAGCACCAGTCTCTGGCCGCGCAAGCAATGTCTAGACAGCCGTGTCGCCTTGGAGACGATCATCGAACAGCTTAACGTGACGAGGGTGAGCCCAGGACGAGGACGGCCTTCGAGAAGGTCTGGGGTTGGACCTGTAAGATGCAGCGGGATCGGAATAGGGGACTTCATTGGAGGTGATCTGCTGAAGCCCGACCTTGGCCGCTGGCTCTCGGACGTCGAGGAGCACAAGGCGCTCGCCATCTACACACCGCACGAGGGAGGCTATGAGGGCCGCTACCTTGCTCGCCTCAAGTACCAGGGCTACTACTTCCTCGACCTCACGGCTCGAGGCCTCGGCGATCCCGAGACCACTCTCACCAAGATTCACCCCGTTTGCCCCGTAAGCTTACAAGTTTCCCCGgctctgtttctttctcaaTCGCAATCTCTTCCTTTTGGACATCCTCCTGACTTCGATCCTGTTCCTGCATTGGAGAGGTAGCCGCACGTCGGGAAGCAGCCCATAGCAAGGTGGTACTTCCCACCGGAAGTAGATTACAGGCTTGCGGCGCTACCCCCTGATGCCAAAGGCCTAGTCGTCTGGATAATCGAGGCCAAGGTAGGTTCGAGACGCGAGCCTGCTCAACCTGAATTCTCTGGAGGTATAGG of the Eucalyptus grandis isolate ANBG69807.140 chromosome 10, ASM1654582v1, whole genome shotgun sequence genome contains:
- the LOC104422340 gene encoding NAD(P)H-quinone oxidoreductase subunit N, chloroplastic yields the protein MAAAVCFNCATLASTSLWPRKQCLDSRVALETIIEQLNVTRVSPGRGRPSRRSGVGPVRCSGIGIGDFIGGDLLKPDLGRWLSDVEEHKALAIYTPHEGGYEGRYLARLKYQGYYFLDLTARGLGDPETTLTKIHPVCPPHVGKQPIARWYFPPEVDYRLAALPPDAKGLVVWIIEAKVLSKSELQFLALLPTLRPKVRVIAECGNWRKVMWKPLKEIAGLTADTES